From Pirellulales bacterium, the proteins below share one genomic window:
- a CDS encoding cupredoxin domain-containing protein, giving the protein MRYLCRSAISAAFSLNCALFCFASNKTDDTKLDSTPITVTMKSMSYEPKRLEIHVGDSVVWTNKAFTTHTATSDDDGKTFDTGEVERGKSSKPVTFATAGEFKYHCTIHGKAMHSTIIVKAVESK; this is encoded by the coding sequence ATGCGATACCTGTGCCGATCCGCCATTAGCGCCGCGTTCAGCCTGAACTGCGCGCTCTTTTGCTTTGCGAGCAACAAGACCGACGACACGAAACTCGACTCCACGCCGATCACCGTCACGATGAAGAGCATGAGCTACGAGCCGAAGAGACTGGAGATCCACGTCGGCGATTCGGTCGTTTGGACGAACAAGGCCTTCACGACGCACACCGCCACTTCGGACGATGACGGCAAGACGTTCGACACCGGCGAAGTCGAGCGGGGCAAGTCATCGAAGCCCGTCACATTCGCAACCGCGGGCGAGTTCAAATACCACTGCACAATCCACGGCAAGGCCATGCACTCGACGATCATCGTCAAAGCCGTTGAAAGCAAATGA